One Dictyoglomus turgidum DSM 6724 DNA window includes the following coding sequences:
- a CDS encoding DUF1015 family protein, with protein sequence MVNVYPFTAFRFNSELPINDLISPPYDVIPKEDREKYLKKHRYNITHLTLGDSSPIDYREIKNLFLKWIDSHILVSESPGFYLYKQEFQWGDRDEYNYSIIVLLELEPLGENILPHEHTFSGPKLDRLELLRNLRANLEPIWGIYEDKSSMLRSIWIEIEKEEPMIKAHSWDNRNHLIWKIEKAEHVNLIMNFFVDKKILIADGHHRYEASWLYYSEVKDPNAKYIMILMTDLYDPGIKLLPTHRILKDIEIEINDLRRYFDLYLEDNKIENLDLLFRPNNPYIYYVVNNKIFRLVPKINYMKENKEHSELWWVLPTTLLHKGIWEGTLGKTENELQERGLVRFSHDIKEVKSLLYSGTYRSAFVLPSIPIEMVYTLAINRERLPQKSTYFYPKPVSGLILWKMNG encoded by the coding sequence ATGGTTAATGTCTATCCCTTCACAGCATTTAGGTTCAATTCAGAACTTCCTATCAATGATCTAATCTCTCCCCCTTATGATGTTATTCCTAAGGAAGATAGGGAGAAATATTTGAAGAAACATCGATATAACATAACTCATTTAACTTTGGGAGATTCATCTCCCATTGACTATAGGGAGATAAAAAATCTTTTTTTAAAATGGATTGATTCTCATATATTAGTTAGCGAGAGTCCTGGTTTTTATTTATACAAACAGGAATTTCAGTGGGGAGATAGAGATGAGTATAATTACAGTATAATTGTTTTGTTGGAATTGGAACCTCTGGGTGAGAATATACTGCCCCATGAACATACTTTTTCTGGCCCTAAACTTGATAGGCTTGAACTTTTAAGAAATTTAAGAGCTAATTTAGAACCAATTTGGGGTATATATGAGGACAAAAGTAGTATGTTGCGAAGTATTTGGATAGAAATTGAGAAAGAAGAACCTATGATTAAAGCTCACAGTTGGGATAATAGGAATCATCTTATATGGAAAATAGAAAAGGCGGAGCATGTTAACCTAATTATGAACTTTTTCGTAGATAAAAAAATTCTAATTGCTGATGGTCATCATAGATATGAGGCTTCATGGCTTTATTATAGTGAAGTTAAAGATCCTAATGCTAAATATATCATGATTTTGATGACTGACTTATATGATCCTGGAATTAAGCTTCTTCCAACTCATAGGATTTTAAAAGATATAGAAATTGAAATTAATGATCTTAGAAGATATTTTGATCTATATTTAGAGGATAATAAGATTGAAAATTTGGATTTGCTTTTTAGACCCAATAATCCCTATATATATTATGTGGTAAATAATAAGATTTTTAGATTAGTACCTAAGATTAACTACATGAAAGAAAATAAAGAGCATTCAGAACTTTGGTGGGTTTTACCTACTACTCTTTTACATAAAGGTATATGGGAAGGAACTCTTGGAAAAACGGAAAATGAATTACAGGAGAGAGGATTAGTAAGATTTTCTCATGATATAAAAGAGGTTAAGAGTTTACTATATAGCGGTACCTATAGATCGGCCTTTGTATTACCTTCCATACCTATTGAAATGGTATATACTCTTGCTATTAATAGAGAACGTCTTCCTCAAAAGTCTACTTATTTTTATCCAAAACCTGTTTCTGGATTAATTTTGTGGAAAATGAATGGTTGA
- a CDS encoding sensor histidine kinase, protein MKISKIEERWKVLTENVQLGILIVDKDGVVVFANNKIKELFDIQNNSKNNRKLIELIPDYEIDDLYKKTLESKTYNKTSLNFWGKEKKYLEVEAFYLSGNQEVLLIINDYTPLHRMEENFKEFLGNASHELRTPLTSIQILIDLFSEKKITLDEIYNEFFPHLRKEVERMSKLVSNLLNLSRLEAGVIDLQLKEVNLTEIVMEVIDRLTPHISKKNLEVNLKIPEKLVINADPQHLDTIVFNIVENAVKYTPQGGLIEIGVNENEDNVILWIRDTGIGIPEKDLNRIFDRFYRVSKSRTNEDGFSTGLGLSIVKKLIERHGWTIRVESKVNKGTKFEIIIPKRKEGIENG, encoded by the coding sequence ATGAAAATAAGCAAGATTGAAGAAAGATGGAAAGTACTTACTGAGAATGTTCAACTTGGTATCCTTATTGTGGATAAGGATGGTGTTGTAGTTTTTGCCAACAATAAGATAAAAGAGCTATTTGATATTCAAAATAATAGTAAGAATAATAGAAAACTTATAGAGTTAATACCTGACTATGAAATTGATGATCTTTACAAAAAAACTCTTGAAAGTAAAACATATAATAAAACCAGTTTAAATTTTTGGGGAAAGGAAAAGAAATATCTTGAGGTTGAGGCTTTTTATCTAAGTGGAAATCAAGAGGTTTTATTGATTATTAATGATTATACCCCTCTTCATAGAATGGAAGAGAATTTTAAAGAGTTTCTTGGAAATGCCTCTCATGAGTTAAGGACTCCTTTAACGTCGATCCAAATATTAATTGATTTGTTTTCTGAAAAAAAGATTACTCTAGATGAAATATACAATGAGTTTTTTCCACATTTGAGAAAAGAAGTGGAAAGGATGTCAAAACTTGTGAGTAATTTATTAAATCTGTCTAGACTTGAAGCAGGAGTGATAGACTTACAGCTTAAAGAGGTAAATCTTACGGAAATAGTAATGGAGGTTATAGATAGATTAACTCCACATATTTCTAAGAAAAATTTAGAAGTAAATTTGAAAATTCCTGAGAAGCTCGTTATAAATGCTGATCCTCAACACCTTGATACTATAGTTTTTAACATTGTTGAGAATGCAGTAAAATATACTCCTCAAGGGGGGTTAATAGAAATAGGGGTCAATGAAAATGAGGACAATGTAATTCTCTGGATTAGAGATACTGGTATTGGAATACCTGAAAAAGACTTAAATAGAATTTTTGACAGGTTTTATAGAGTTAGTAAGTCAAGGACTAATGAAGATGGATTTAGTACAGGCTTGGGACTTTCTATAGTAAAAAAATTAATTGAAAGGCATGGGTGGACTATTAGAGTAGAAAGCAAAGTTAATAAAGGAACAAAGTTTGAGATTATAATCCCTAAAAGAAAGGAAGGAATAGAAAATGGTTAA
- a CDS encoding response regulator transcription factor codes for MKKILLVEDDKGIVNSLTLLLNKEGYEVEVAYDGVEALNKFKLFNPDLVLLDIMLPEKDGWEVCKEIRKISNVPIIMLTAKDEEVDKVLGLKMGADDYITKPFGAKELLARIEAVLRRYQSDLSKSQKIVAPPFEMDLVKRTVKVKGKEVNLSYREFEILKLLLSSPGRVWTRDMIIKHIWGENFWGEPRAVDVYIRWLREKVEDDPSHPKYIITVRNLGYKFQEGNENKQD; via the coding sequence ATGAAAAAGATTCTTTTAGTAGAAGATGATAAAGGGATTGTAAATTCTTTGACTCTCTTACTTAACAAAGAGGGATACGAGGTAGAAGTTGCATATGATGGGGTAGAGGCTTTAAACAAATTTAAACTATTCAATCCAGATCTTGTGCTTTTAGATATTATGTTGCCTGAAAAGGATGGCTGGGAGGTATGTAAGGAGATAAGAAAAATAAGTAATGTTCCTATCATTATGCTAACCGCGAAAGACGAAGAAGTGGATAAAGTATTAGGATTAAAGATGGGAGCTGATGACTATATTACTAAACCTTTTGGTGCAAAAGAACTTTTGGCAAGGATAGAAGCAGTACTTAGAAGGTATCAATCAGATTTATCAAAAAGTCAAAAAATTGTGGCCCCTCCCTTTGAGATGGACCTTGTGAAAAGGACAGTAAAAGTAAAAGGAAAAGAAGTTAATTTGTCCTATAGAGAGTTTGAGATTTTGAAGCTTCTTCTTTCTTCTCCAGGGAGAGTGTGGACTAGAGATATGATAATAAAACACATATGGGGTGAGAACTTTTGGGGTGAACCCAGAGCAGTAGATGTATATATAAGATGGTTGAGAGAAAAGGTAGAAGATGATCCAAGTCATCCTAAATATATTATTACTGTTAGGAACTTAGGATACAAATTCCAGGAGGGGAATGAAAATAAGCAAGATTGA
- a CDS encoding YggS family pyridoxal phosphate-dependent enzyme, with product MNDLSFIAENWKRVQERIIKKAEECGRDPSEISVVAVAKGYPPEYIREAVKIGINKIGENRVQEAEKKISLLSDLPCEWHMVGHLQRNKVKKAVKMFFLIHSVDSLDLAEEINKHAGKEGKKVDILLQLNLSKEPTKHGFKEEEFWRTYEKIFALKNLNIKGLMTIGPLTQDKDAIREVFRKLYNIWKKLIELTKLDLPYLSMGMSEDFEIAIEEGSNILRLGRIIFQKDFEVRR from the coding sequence ATGAATGATCTTTCCTTCATAGCAGAAAACTGGAAAAGAGTTCAAGAGAGGATAATAAAGAAAGCTGAAGAGTGTGGAAGAGATCCTTCTGAGATTTCAGTAGTTGCTGTTGCTAAAGGATATCCTCCTGAATATATAAGAGAGGCAGTTAAGATAGGTATAAATAAAATAGGAGAGAATAGAGTTCAAGAGGCAGAGAAAAAGATCTCTTTACTTTCAGATCTTCCCTGCGAGTGGCATATGGTGGGACATCTTCAAAGAAATAAAGTGAAAAAAGCGGTAAAAATGTTTTTTCTGATACACTCTGTAGACTCTCTTGATCTTGCAGAAGAAATTAACAAACATGCAGGAAAGGAAGGAAAAAAAGTAGACATTCTTTTACAATTAAATCTTTCCAAAGAACCTACCAAACATGGTTTTAAGGAAGAAGAGTTTTGGAGAACATATGAGAAAATCTTTGCGCTTAAAAATTTAAACATAAAGGGACTTATGACTATAGGACCGCTTACACAAGACAAAGATGCAATTAGAGAGGTCTTTAGAAAACTATATAATATATGGAAAAAACTTATAGAATTAACAAAGTTAGATCTCCCTTATCTCTCTATGGGTATGTCTGAGGATTTTGAAATAGCTATAGAAGAAGGATCTAATATTTTGAGATTAGGTAGAATAATATTTCAAAAAGATTTTGAGGTGAGAAGATGA